One part of the Arabidopsis thaliana chromosome 1 sequence genome encodes these proteins:
- a CDS encoding CASP-like protein (DUF1677) (Protein of unknown function (DUF1677); CONTAINS InterPro DOMAIN/s: Protein of unknown function DUF1677, plant (InterPro:IPR012876); BEST Arabidopsis thaliana protein match is: Protein of unknown function (DUF1677) (TAIR:AT5G25840.1); Has 30201 Blast hits to 17322 proteins in 780 species: Archae - 12; Bacteria - 1396; Metazoa - 17338; Fungi - 3422; Plants - 5037; Viruses - 0; Other Eukaryotes - 2996 (source: NCBI BLink).): MAANGRRKSVSGSLVKPPPPKVGKKSLHRSLSDISLDYHREEEKGLGTIVEVEKAKCECCGMREECTMEYIERVREKFFGKWICGLCSEAVKEERDKREEEGLEGALKEHMSACLRFNKLGREYPALFQADAMRDMLRRSTRGQSIIPKPAISRTSSCIPAITRDLN; this comes from the coding sequence ATGGCAGCAAACGGGAGAAGGAAGAGCGTGAGCGGAAGCTTGGTGAAGCCGCCCCCGCCAAAGGTAGGGAAAAAGTCACTGCATAGGTCCCTGTCAGACATATCGCTGGATTAtcacagagaagaagagaaaggactGGGGACGATAGTGGAGGTAGAGAAGGCAAAGTGCGAGTGCTGCGGGATGAGGGAGGAGTGCACGATGGAGTACATAGAGAGGGTGAGGGAGAAGTTCTTTGGGAAGTGGATATGCGGACTGTGCTCAGAGGCGGTGAAGGAGGAGAGGGATAAGAGGGAAGAGGAAGGGCTAGAAGGGGCCTTGAAGGAGCACATGAGCGCCTGCCTCAGGTTCAACAAGCTCGGGAGGGAGTATCCGGCTCTCTTCCAAGCTGATGCCATGAGAGATATGCTCCGGAGAAGCACGAGGGGTCAGTCTATTATCCCTAAGCCCGCCATTTCCCGTACTTCAAGCTGTATTCCTGCCATCACCAGGGACCTTAATTAA
- the FHY1 gene encoding Haloacid dehalogenase-like hydrolase (HAD) superfamily protein, whose protein sequence is MRSGYSYLDGMQELLQTLAADDFEIHAFTNYPIWFPSLAFHSLKRSFMSLCLLLSCFHRYNIIEDKLKLSAYLSWTFCSCIAGKRKPDPEFYLEVVGHLGVEPCDCIFIDDRPTNVKCAIEIGMGGLCFENADSLAKDLSDLGINVSVPKL, encoded by the exons ATGAGGTCAGGTTACTCCTACTTAGATGGCATGCAAGAGCTCCTTCAAACTTTGGCAGCTGACGACTTCGAGATTCATGCTTTCACTAACTATCCCATCTGGTTTCCATCCCTTGCCTTTCACTCTTTGAAACGGAGCTTCATGtctctttgtttactcttgTCGTGTTTCCATAGGTACAACATTATCGAAGACAAGTTAAAGCTTTCTGCCTACTTATCATGGACGTTTTGCTCCTGTATTGCTG GGAAGAGAAAGCCTGATCCAGAGTTCTACCTCGAGGTTGTGGGACACCTCGGAGTTGAACCTTGCGACTGTATATTCATTGATGACAG GCCAACCAACGTCAAGTGTGCTATAGAGATAGGGATGGGTGGGTTATGCTTTGAGAATGCAGATTCGCTCGCTAAGGATCTCTCAGATCTAGGGATCAACGTCTCTGTACCCAAATTATGA
- the TED3 gene encoding Pex2/Pex12 N-terminal domain-containing protein / zinc finger (C3HC4-type RING finger) family protein (REVERSAL OF THE DET PHENOTYPE 3 (TED3); FUNCTIONS IN: zinc ion binding; INVOLVED IN: protein import into peroxisome matrix, fatty acid beta-oxidation, peroxisome organization, photomorphogenesis; LOCATED IN: cytosol, peroxisome; EXPRESSED IN: 26 plant structures; EXPRESSED DURING: 16 growth stages; CONTAINS InterPro DOMAIN/s: Zinc finger, RING-type, conserved site (InterPro:IPR017907), Pex, N-terminal (InterPro:IPR006845), Zinc finger, RING-type (InterPro:IPR001841), Zinc finger, C3HC4 RING-type (InterPro:IPR018957); Has 35333 Blast hits to 34131 proteins in 2444 species: Archae - 798; Bacteria - 22429; Metazoa - 974; Fungi - 991; Plants - 531; Viruses - 0; Other Eukaryotes - 9610 (source: NCBI BLink).): MSAMLKEQLVKVFTLMKPGMLFQYEPELDAFLEFLIWRFSIWVDKPTPGNALMNLRYRDERGVVAQHLGKVRTGLEGPGLTSPQKIWYCVASVGGQYLFSRLQSFSAFRRWGDSEQRPLARRLWTLVQRIEGIYKAASFLNLLSFLYTGRYRNLIEKALKARLVYRSPHMNRSVSFEYMNRQLVWNEFSEMLLLLLPLLNSSAVKNILSPFAKDKSSSTKEDTVTCPICQVDPAIPFIALPCQHRYCYYCIRTRCASAASFRCLRCNEPVVAIQREGVSSGK, encoded by the exons ATGTCAGCCATGTTGAAGGAACAGCTCGTTAAGGTTTTCACTCTGATGAAG CCAGGAATGCTCTTTCAATACGAACCAGAGCTTGATGCTTTCCTTGAGTTTCTCATTTGGAGATTCTCTATTTGGGTTGACAAACCCACCCCCGGAAACGCTCTCATGAATCTTAGATACAGAGATGAACGAGGAGTCGTTGCTCAGCACTTGGGGAAag TCAGAACAGGACTGGAAGGACCCGGACTTACTTCTCCCCAAAAGATTTGGTACTGCGTTGCCTCCGTTGGTGGTCAGTACCTCTTCTCCCGTTTGCAGTCATTTTCTGCTTTCCGTAGATGGGGTGATTCTGAGCAG AGACCATTGGCAAGGCGACTTTGGACCCTCGTACAACGAATCGAAGGCATCTACAAAGCTGCTTCTTTTCTTAACCTATTGTCATTTCTTTATACGGGAAG GTATAGGAACCTCATTGAAAAAGCTTTAAAAGCTAGGCTTGTCTATAGGAGTCCCCATATGAACCGATCTGTCAGCTTCGAGTACATGAATCGGCAACTTGTGTGGAATGAATTTTCG GAAATGCTTTTGTTGCTTCTCCCGCTGCTCAACTCTTCAGCTGTTAAGAATATTCTTAGTCCATTTGCCAAGGACAAGTCCTCAAGCACTAAAGAGGATACAGTGACTTGCCCTATTTGCCAAGTGGATCCTGCAATTCCGTTTATAGCTCTGCCTTGTCAGCACAG GTACTGTTACTACTGCATAAGGACCCGCTGCGCTTCAGCAGCATCGTTCCGGTGTCTTAGATGTAACGAGCCTGTGGTTGCCATACAACGGGAAGGTGTTTCAAGTGGCAAATGA
- the ENODL7 gene encoding early nodulin-like protein 7 (early nodulin-like protein 7 (ENODL7); FUNCTIONS IN: electron carrier activity, copper ion binding; LOCATED IN: anchored to membrane; EXPRESSED IN: 6 plant structures; EXPRESSED DURING: 4 anthesis, petal differentiation and expansion stage; CONTAINS InterPro DOMAIN/s: Plastocyanin-like (InterPro:IPR003245), Cupredoxin (InterPro:IPR008972); BEST Arabidopsis thaliana protein match is: early nodulin-like protein 5 (TAIR:AT3G18590.1); Has 1368 Blast hits to 1323 proteins in 58 species: Archae - 0; Bacteria - 0; Metazoa - 0; Fungi - 0; Plants - 1368; Viruses - 0; Other Eukaryotes - 0 (source: NCBI BLink).), which yields MMMMMMRSTCNLTLMLCICALVVASMAAEGPRDFKVGDEFGWRVPLQNDSAVYSHWASSNRFHIGDSLSFVYDKDSVMEVDKWGFYHCNGSDPITAFDNGNSTFDLDRPGLFYFISGSNQHCTSGQRLIVEVMHIHQHHDHDASMPPSMSPLSNSASPYASASASSAASSLPTACLLIPLFLTIASFRFISY from the exons atgatgatgatgatgatgagatctACTTGTAATCTAACACTAATGCTCTGCATTTGTGCCCTTGTGGTGGCTTCCATGGCGGCGGAAGGTCCTAGGGATTTCAAGGTTGGAGACGAGTTCGGGTGGAGAGTCCCACTCCAGAATGATTCAGCGGTTTACAGCCACTGGGCCAGCAGCAACCGCTTCCACATCGGTGATTCACTCT CGTTTGTGTACGACAAGGACTCGGTGATGGAGGTAGACAAATGGGGTTTCTACCACTGCAACGGCAGCGATCCCATTACAGCCTTTGACAATGGAAACAGCACATTCGACCTTGATCGTCCTGGTCTCTTCTACTTCATCAGCGGCTCCAACCAGCACTGCACCAGCGGCCAGCGTCTCATCGTAGAAGTCATGCATATCCACCAACACCATGACCATGACGCTTCCATGCCTCCATCCATGTCGCCTCTTTCTAATTCTGCCTCTCCCTACGCATCCGCATCCGCATCTTCTGCTGCCTCCTCCCTGCCTACGGCTTGTCTTCTTATTCCTCTTTTCTTAACCATTGCTAGCTTTCGTTTCATTTCTTATTAG
- the FHY1 gene encoding Haloacid dehalogenase-like hydrolase (HAD) superfamily protein (Haloacid dehalogenase-like hydrolase (HAD) superfamily protein; FUNCTIONS IN: hydrolase activity; LOCATED IN: chloroplast; EXPRESSED IN: 23 plant structures; EXPRESSED DURING: 13 growth stages; CONTAINS InterPro DOMAIN/s: HAD-superfamily hydrolase, subfamily IA, variant 3 (InterPro:IPR006402); Has 30201 Blast hits to 17322 proteins in 780 species: Archae - 12; Bacteria - 1396; Metazoa - 17338; Fungi - 3422; Plants - 5037; Viruses - 0; Other Eukaryotes - 2996 (source: NCBI BLink).) codes for MAAAAMHTSAEFINLKPNMWKKNPVRASGSCCLGSSSGDEISRKRKLPILLFDVMDTIVRDPFYQDVPAFFGMPMKQLLECKHPMVWIEFEKGLIDEEELARNFFIDGRDFDLEGLKECMRSGYSYLDGMQELLQTLAADDFEIHAFTNYPIWYNIIEDKLKLSAYLSWTFCSCIAGKRKPDPEFYLEVVGHLGVEPCDCIFIDDRPTNVKCAIEIGMGGLCFENADSLAKDLSDLGINVSVPKL; via the exons ATGGCGGCGGCGGCGATGCACACATCGGCGGAATTCATCAATCTGAAACCCAACATGTGGAAGAAGAATCCTGTTCGGGCCTCGGGTTCTTGCTGTCTGGGCAGCAGCAGTGGTGATGAAATCTCTCGGAAAAGGAAGCTTCCGATTCTCCTCTTCGACGTCATGGACACCATCGTCCGTGACCCCTTTTACCAGGACGTTCCGGCCTTCTTCGG AATGCCAATGAAGCAACTACTAGAGTGCAAGCACCCGATGGTCTGGATCGAATTTGAAAAGGGTTTGATTGATGAG GAGGAGCTTGCTAGAAACTTCTTTATAGATGGGAgggattttgatttggaag GGCTTAAGGAGTGCATGAGGTCAGGTTACTCCTACTTAGATGGCATGCAAGAGCTCCTTCAAACTTTGGCAGCTGACGACTTCGAGATTCATGCTTTCACTAACTATCCCATCTG GTACAACATTATCGAAGACAAGTTAAAGCTTTCTGCCTACTTATCATGGACGTTTTGCTCCTGTATTGCTG GGAAGAGAAAGCCTGATCCAGAGTTCTACCTCGAGGTTGTGGGACACCTCGGAGTTGAACCTTGCGACTGTATATTCATTGATGACAG GCCAACCAACGTCAAGTGTGCTATAGAGATAGGGATGGGTGGGTTATGCTTTGAGAATGCAGATTCGCTCGCTAAGGATCTCTCAGATCTAGGGATCAACGTCTCTGTACCCAAATTATGA
- the TED3 gene encoding Pex2/Pex12 N-terminal domain-containing protein / zinc finger (C3HC4-type RING finger) family protein (REVERSAL OF THE DET PHENOTYPE 3 (TED3); FUNCTIONS IN: zinc ion binding; INVOLVED IN: protein import into peroxisome matrix, fatty acid beta-oxidation, peroxisome organization, photomorphogenesis; LOCATED IN: cytosol, peroxisome; EXPRESSED IN: 26 plant structures; EXPRESSED DURING: 16 growth stages; CONTAINS InterPro DOMAIN/s: Zinc finger, RING-type, conserved site (InterPro:IPR017907), Pex, N-terminal (InterPro:IPR006845), Zinc finger, RING-type (InterPro:IPR001841); Has 30201 Blast hits to 17322 proteins in 780 species: Archae - 12; Bacteria - 1396; Metazoa - 17338; Fungi - 3422; Plants - 5037; Viruses - 0; Other Eukaryotes - 2996 (source: NCBI BLink).), which translates to MTPSTPADDAWIRSYQRLLPESQSLLASRRSVIPVAISRVNQFDAARLDVEMSAMLKEQLVKVFTLMKPGMLFQYEPELDAFLEFLIWRFSIWVDKPTPGNALMNLRYRDERGVVAQHLGKVRTGLEGPGLTSPQKIWYCVASVGGQYLFSRLQSFSAFRRWGDSEQRPLARRLWTLVQRIEGIYKAASFLNLLSFLYTGRYRNLIEKALKARLVYRSPHMNRSVSFEYMNRQLVWNEFSEMLLLLLPLLNSSAVKNILSPFAKDKSSSTKEDTVTCPICQVDPAIPFIALPCQHRYCYYCIRTRCASAASFRCLRCNEPVVAIQREGVSSGK; encoded by the exons ATGACGCCGTCTACGCCTGCAGACGATGCTTGGATCCGCTCTTACCAGCGCTTGCTTCCTGAATCGCAGTCTCTTCTCGCTTCCCGCCGG TCAGTTATACCGGTTGCAATCTCTAGAGTGAATCAGTTCGACGCAGCACGACTAGATGTGGAAATGTCAGCCATGTTGAAGGAACAGCTCGTTAAGGTTTTCACTCTGATGAAG CCAGGAATGCTCTTTCAATACGAACCAGAGCTTGATGCTTTCCTTGAGTTTCTCATTTGGAGATTCTCTATTTGGGTTGACAAACCCACCCCCGGAAACGCTCTCATGAATCTTAGATACAGAGATGAACGAGGAGTCGTTGCTCAGCACTTGGGGAAag TCAGAACAGGACTGGAAGGACCCGGACTTACTTCTCCCCAAAAGATTTGGTACTGCGTTGCCTCCGTTGGTGGTCAGTACCTCTTCTCCCGTTTGCAGTCATTTTCTGCTTTCCGTAGATGGGGTGATTCTGAGCAG AGACCATTGGCAAGGCGACTTTGGACCCTCGTACAACGAATCGAAGGCATCTACAAAGCTGCTTCTTTTCTTAACCTATTGTCATTTCTTTATACGGGAAG GTATAGGAACCTCATTGAAAAAGCTTTAAAAGCTAGGCTTGTCTATAGGAGTCCCCATATGAACCGATCTGTCAGCTTCGAGTACATGAATCGGCAACTTGTGTGGAATGAATTTTCG GAAATGCTTTTGTTGCTTCTCCCGCTGCTCAACTCTTCAGCTGTTAAGAATATTCTTAGTCCATTTGCCAAGGACAAGTCCTCAAGCACTAAAGAGGATACAGTGACTTGCCCTATTTGCCAAGTGGATCCTGCAATTCCGTTTATAGCTCTGCCTTGTCAGCACAG GTACTGTTACTACTGCATAAGGACCCGCTGCGCTTCAGCAGCATCGTTCCGGTGTCTTAGATGTAACGAGCCTGTGGTTGCCATACAACGGGAAGGTGTTTCAAGTGGCAAATGA
- the FHY1 gene encoding Haloacid dehalogenase-like hydrolase (HAD) superfamily protein (Haloacid dehalogenase-like hydrolase (HAD) superfamily protein; FUNCTIONS IN: hydrolase activity; LOCATED IN: chloroplast; EXPRESSED IN: 23 plant structures; EXPRESSED DURING: 13 growth stages; CONTAINS InterPro DOMAIN/s: HAD-superfamily hydrolase, subfamily IA, variant 3 (InterPro:IPR006402); Has 35333 Blast hits to 34131 proteins in 2444 species: Archae - 798; Bacteria - 22429; Metazoa - 974; Fungi - 991; Plants - 531; Viruses - 0; Other Eukaryotes - 9610 (source: NCBI BLink).), with product MAAAAMHTSAEFINLKPNMWKKNPVRASGSCCLGSSSGDEISRKRKLPILLFDVMDTIVRDPFYQDVPAFFGMPMKQLLECKHPMVWIEFEKGLIDEEELARNFFIDGRDFDLEGLKECMRSGYSYLDGMQELLQTLAADDFEIHAFTNYPIWFPSLAFHSLKRSFMSLCLLLSCFHRYNIIEDKLKLSAYLSWTFCSCIAGKRKPDPEFYLEVVGHLGVEPCDCIFIDDRPTNVKCAIEIGMGGLCFENADSLAKDLSDLGINVSVPKL from the exons ATGGCGGCGGCGGCGATGCACACATCGGCGGAATTCATCAATCTGAAACCCAACATGTGGAAGAAGAATCCTGTTCGGGCCTCGGGTTCTTGCTGTCTGGGCAGCAGCAGTGGTGATGAAATCTCTCGGAAAAGGAAGCTTCCGATTCTCCTCTTCGACGTCATGGACACCATCGTCCGTGACCCCTTTTACCAGGACGTTCCGGCCTTCTTCGG AATGCCAATGAAGCAACTACTAGAGTGCAAGCACCCGATGGTCTGGATCGAATTTGAAAAGGGTTTGATTGATGAG GAGGAGCTTGCTAGAAACTTCTTTATAGATGGGAgggattttgatttggaag GGCTTAAGGAGTGCATGAGGTCAGGTTACTCCTACTTAGATGGCATGCAAGAGCTCCTTCAAACTTTGGCAGCTGACGACTTCGAGATTCATGCTTTCACTAACTATCCCATCTGGTTTCCATCCCTTGCCTTTCACTCTTTGAAACGGAGCTTCATGtctctttgtttactcttgTCGTGTTTCCATAGGTACAACATTATCGAAGACAAGTTAAAGCTTTCTGCCTACTTATCATGGACGTTTTGCTCCTGTATTGCTG GGAAGAGAAAGCCTGATCCAGAGTTCTACCTCGAGGTTGTGGGACACCTCGGAGTTGAACCTTGCGACTGTATATTCATTGATGACAG GCCAACCAACGTCAAGTGTGCTATAGAGATAGGGATGGGTGGGTTATGCTTTGAGAATGCAGATTCGCTCGCTAAGGATCTCTCAGATCTAGGGATCAACGTCTCTGTACCCAAATTATGA
- the FHY1 gene encoding Haloacid dehalogenase-like hydrolase (HAD) superfamily protein: MIAERRKGLAEVGERSVPDAGFVEVGNSGTG, translated from the coding sequence ATGATtgcagaaagaagaaagggtCTTGCAGAAGTCGGGGAGAGGAGTGTGCCTGATGCCGGTTTTGTTGAGGTTGGTAACTCCGGAACCGGCTGA
- a CDS encoding Uncharacterized protein family (UPF0497) (Uncharacterised protein family (UPF0497); CONTAINS InterPro DOMAIN/s: Uncharacterised protein family UPF0497, trans-membrane plant (InterPro:IPR006702), Uncharacterised protein family UPF0497, trans-membrane plant subgroup (InterPro:IPR006459); BEST Arabidopsis thaliana protein match is: Uncharacterised protein family (UPF0497) (TAIR:AT3G16300.1); Has 353 Blast hits to 353 proteins in 18 species: Archae - 0; Bacteria - 0; Metazoa - 0; Fungi - 0; Plants - 353; Viruses - 0; Other Eukaryotes - 0 (source: NCBI BLink).) has protein sequence MTSNGEGGEVVAKRRRKGIKELVQVALRGGCLAASATAMAVMLTATEEGVADIYGFKLTLSSNWSFSPSYQYVVGACAGTVLYSLLQLCLGVYRLVTGSPITPSRFQAWLCFTSDQLFCYLMMSAGSAGSGVTNLNKTGIRHTPLPDFCKTLSSFCNHVALSLLLVFLSFIFLASSSFFTVLVLSTP, from the exons ATGACGAGTAATGGAGAAGGGGGAGAGGTGGTGgcgaagaggaggaggaagggAATTAAGGAGCTAGTGCAGGTGGCTCTCAGGGGAGGTTGTTTGGCTGCTTCAGCCACGGCCATGGCGGTGATGCTGACCGCTACTGAGGAGGGAGTGGCAGACATCTACGGCTTCAAGCTCACTCTCTCCTCCAACTGGTCTTTCTCTCCCTCCTACCA GTATGTGGTGGGGGCATGCGCAGGGACCGTGCTCTACTCCCTGTTACAGCTCTGCCTCGGTGTTTACAGACTCGTCACCGGATCTCCCATCACGCCTTCCCGCTTCCAAGCTTGGCTTTGCTTCACCTCCGATCAG ctcttttgttatttgatgATGAGCGCTGGATCAGCCGGTTCCGGAGTTACCAACCTCAACAAAACCGGCATCAGGCACACTCCTCTCCCCGACTTCTGCAAGaccctttcttctttctgcaATCATGTCGCCCTGTCTCTCCTCTTAGTCTTCCtctccttcatcttcctcgcttcctcttccttctttacTGTCCTTGTGCTCTCCACTCCCTAG